The following proteins are co-located in the Vibrio azureus genome:
- the pcnB gene encoding polynucleotide adenylyltransferase PcnB yields MHMNKNDYTPSESTMIPELALNVITREEHNISRKQISDNALKVLYRLNGAGFEAYLVGGGVRDLLLGQHPKDFDIATNATPEQIKQLFRNCRLIGRRFRLAHIMFGRDIIEVATFRGHHQEQKNKNVSQQSKEGMLLRDNVYGTIDEDAERRDFTINSMYYNIADYSIHDYARGVEDLEDRLIRLIGDPETRYREDPVRMLRAVRFAVKLDFDIEEDTAAPIEHMAPLLRDIPSARLFEESLKLLQSGYGLETYHLMREYNLFQQLFPTISEYFTEDYESHTEQMLDLVLDSTDMRIEDGKRINPAFMFAAMLWYPLCELADKLMEQRKLSHYDAIMEASNIILDDQVKTIAIPRRHTATIREIWQLQLRLPRRSGKRAFRLMELNKFRAGFDFLEMRGEIEGGETQKLAKWWETFQNAGREMRQAMANDVDGQAPKPGQRRRKPSRKKKSKPTT; encoded by the coding sequence ATGCACATGAATAAAAACGACTATACACCAAGCGAATCGACTATGATCCCAGAACTCGCTCTCAATGTCATTACTCGTGAAGAGCACAACATTTCGCGCAAACAGATCAGTGATAACGCCCTAAAGGTGCTATACCGACTCAACGGTGCTGGTTTCGAAGCTTATCTTGTTGGTGGTGGCGTTCGCGATTTATTACTTGGACAACATCCAAAAGACTTTGATATCGCAACTAATGCTACCCCCGAACAAATCAAACAATTGTTCAGAAACTGCCGTTTAATTGGTCGACGTTTCCGTCTCGCTCATATTATGTTTGGCCGAGACATCATTGAAGTGGCTACTTTCCGTGGTCACCATCAAGAGCAAAAGAACAAAAACGTCTCCCAGCAATCAAAAGAAGGCATGCTGCTACGTGACAACGTCTATGGCACCATTGATGAAGATGCAGAGCGACGTGATTTCACCATTAACTCGATGTATTATAACATCGCAGATTACTCCATTCATGACTATGCACGTGGCGTGGAAGATCTCGAAGACCGCTTGATTCGCCTAATCGGAGATCCTGAAACTCGTTATCGTGAGGATCCTGTTCGCATGCTGCGTGCTGTGCGTTTTGCGGTCAAATTAGACTTCGATATTGAAGAAGATACCGCAGCTCCCATCGAACATATGGCACCACTATTACGTGACATCCCATCTGCCCGATTGTTTGAGGAGTCCCTGAAGTTACTTCAATCAGGTTATGGACTAGAAACCTATCACCTAATGCGTGAATACAACCTATTCCAACAGTTATTTCCTACGATTTCTGAATACTTCACGGAAGACTATGAATCTCACACTGAGCAAATGCTTGACTTAGTTTTAGATTCTACTGATATGCGTATCGAAGACGGCAAGCGCATCAATCCAGCGTTTATGTTCGCAGCAATGCTTTGGTACCCGTTGTGTGAACTCGCAGATAAACTTATGGAACAACGTAAGCTAAGCCACTACGACGCAATTATGGAAGCGAGTAATATCATTCTTGATGACCAAGTCAAGACGATCGCAATTCCCCGCCGTCATACCGCCACCATCCGAGAAATTTGGCAACTTCAGCTTAGACTTCCTCGCCGCAGTGGCAAACGTGCTTTCCGTCTTATGGAGCTCAATAAATTTAGAGCTGGCTTCGATTTTCTTGAAATGCGTGGAGAAATTGAAGGTGGTGAAACACAGAAGCTTGCCAAGTGGTGGGAAACTTTCCAGAATGCAGGGCGAGAAATGCGCCAAGCAATGGCTAACGATGTCGACGGTCAAGCACCAAAACCAGGCCAGCGTCGTCGTAAACCTTCTCGTAAGAAAAAGAGTAAACCGACAACATGA
- the hrpB gene encoding ATP-dependent helicase HrpB — protein MSQLPIEAVMPSLLTAVKHQHQVILKAAPGAGKSTYFPLQLLKSQVVTGKIIMLEPRRLAARNIARYIAKQLGESVGERVGYRVRGETKVSEITQLEIVTEGIMTRMIQADPELSGVDLLIFDEFHERSLHADTALAFSLEVQEALRDNLKLVVMSATLDQEALQTLLPEATYIESEGRSFDVETRYLPMGRNEQLAPVMAKTITHLLEHESGSLLAFLPGMAAIKRVEELLSSLSPEIEVLPLYGQLSVEAQQKAINPVQKGKRKVVLATNIAETSLTIEGIRLVVDSGLERVARFDLNNGSTRLEQVRIAQSSAIQRAGRAGRLETGVCVRLYSESQFKQQPLVPQPEILHSDLASLVMELSYWGTTHASDLLWLNPPTPAALKQAQQLLISLALMTPQGQLTQQGKAAHQLGVEPRCAAMLIRASEHSQTMLNTALAAVALIEEPERHVTHLTDSLHHWKTGGHPKRTLLLQRAKRLAQSLKHDFDLQAVDERLLPLAVSIAFPDRIGQQRPNQPGSFILANGHGAVCQETDVLASSEHLVVIDLMRSHSNASQIHLACELEIEDLNRTFGDVFSSHEIVDWDESKGRLIAECQLKIGQLIIKREKLPQPSQDKMTQALLTFVRRKGLQSLNWSASAQALLERIRCAIEWLPEQAWPSFDDASLLAELEQWLEPYMSGISSLKQLNQLNLTEALNARLGWPLNQHLDEWLPQYYLLPTGNKKAIRYQFGADPILSVRMQEMFGESHSPLVAQGRKNLVLELLSPAQRPLQVTSDLAAFWAGSYKQVQKEMKGRYPKHPWPDDPATHRATTKTKRQLNND, from the coding sequence TTGTCACAATTGCCGATTGAGGCCGTGATGCCATCATTGCTCACCGCGGTCAAGCATCAACATCAAGTGATTCTAAAAGCTGCCCCAGGTGCAGGTAAGTCAACGTACTTCCCTTTGCAATTGCTTAAGAGCCAAGTGGTGACGGGTAAAATTATCATGTTGGAACCTCGACGTCTGGCTGCTCGAAATATTGCGCGTTATATCGCAAAGCAACTTGGTGAGTCGGTGGGGGAACGAGTCGGTTACCGTGTTCGTGGAGAAACTAAAGTCAGTGAAATCACTCAACTGGAGATCGTGACTGAAGGGATCATGACGCGCATGATTCAAGCTGATCCCGAGTTAAGCGGGGTTGATTTGCTGATCTTCGATGAGTTTCATGAACGCAGTTTGCACGCTGATACGGCGTTGGCTTTTAGCCTTGAAGTTCAGGAAGCACTGCGTGATAACCTTAAATTGGTTGTGATGTCGGCAACATTAGACCAAGAAGCCTTGCAAACACTATTGCCTGAGGCGACTTATATCGAGTCTGAAGGCCGCAGCTTTGACGTAGAAACACGTTATCTTCCCATGGGAAGGAACGAACAACTTGCCCCAGTAATGGCGAAAACCATCACTCACCTTCTTGAGCATGAATCTGGGTCTTTACTGGCTTTCTTACCCGGTATGGCTGCCATAAAACGTGTTGAGGAACTGCTCTCTAGTTTGTCTCCTGAAATTGAAGTGTTACCGCTTTATGGGCAATTGAGTGTTGAAGCGCAACAGAAAGCGATCAATCCGGTCCAAAAAGGCAAGCGTAAAGTGGTTTTGGCGACCAACATTGCTGAAACATCTCTGACCATAGAAGGGATTCGCTTGGTCGTTGACTCCGGTTTAGAGCGCGTCGCACGTTTTGATTTAAATAACGGGTCTACACGTTTAGAACAAGTGCGTATTGCACAGTCATCTGCAATTCAACGGGCCGGCCGAGCTGGACGTCTAGAAACGGGCGTTTGTGTGCGCCTCTATTCTGAAAGTCAGTTCAAACAGCAGCCCCTTGTTCCGCAACCAGAGATTTTACATTCTGATCTTGCTAGCTTGGTGATGGAATTATCTTATTGGGGGACAACCCATGCGTCGGATTTGTTGTGGTTAAACCCTCCGACACCAGCAGCTTTGAAACAAGCCCAACAGTTACTTATCTCTCTGGCTTTAATGACGCCACAAGGTCAATTAACACAACAAGGAAAAGCCGCGCACCAGTTGGGTGTTGAGCCTCGCTGTGCCGCCATGCTGATTCGAGCATCGGAACATAGCCAAACGATGCTCAATACCGCGTTGGCGGCTGTGGCGTTAATAGAAGAGCCTGAGCGCCATGTCACTCACTTAACAGATAGCCTGCACCATTGGAAAACTGGGGGGCATCCGAAAAGAACATTATTATTACAGCGGGCGAAAAGACTGGCTCAGAGCTTAAAACACGATTTTGATTTACAGGCCGTTGATGAGAGGTTACTTCCACTTGCGGTCAGCATTGCTTTTCCAGATAGAATTGGACAACAAAGACCGAATCAACCGGGGAGTTTTATCTTAGCCAACGGCCATGGAGCAGTATGCCAAGAAACTGATGTATTAGCGTCGAGTGAGCATCTGGTTGTGATTGACTTGATGCGTTCACACTCTAACGCAAGCCAAATACACTTAGCGTGTGAGTTAGAGATAGAGGATCTTAACCGGACATTTGGCGATGTATTTTCATCTCACGAGATCGTAGATTGGGATGAAAGCAAAGGCCGCTTGATTGCTGAGTGCCAGCTCAAAATTGGTCAACTTATCATTAAACGTGAAAAGTTGCCTCAGCCTAGCCAAGATAAAATGACTCAAGCCCTGCTCACTTTTGTTCGTCGTAAAGGCTTACAAAGTCTAAATTGGTCAGCATCAGCGCAAGCACTATTGGAAAGAATTCGCTGTGCGATAGAATGGCTGCCGGAGCAAGCTTGGCCAAGTTTTGATGATGCGAGTTTGTTAGCAGAGTTGGAACAATGGCTAGAGCCTTATATGAGTGGTATATCATCGCTTAAACAATTGAACCAACTGAATTTAACCGAAGCGTTAAATGCTCGTTTAGGTTGGCCATTGAATCAACATCTTGATGAGTGGCTCCCTCAATATTATCTGTTGCCGACAGGAAACAAAAAAGCCATTCGTTATCAGTTTGGTGCCGATCCCATTTTATCGGTTCGCATGCAGGAAATGTTTGGTGAAAGTCATTCTCCTTTGGTCGCACAAGGACGAAAAAACTTGGTATTGGAACTGCTTTCTCCAGCACAACGGCCACTGCAAGTAACCAGTGATCTTGCTGCTTTTTGGGCGGGCAGTTATAAACAAGTGCAAAAAGAGATGAAAGGACGATATCCTAAACACCCTTGGCCTGATGATCCAGCAACGCACCGAGCAACAACGAAAACAAAAAGACAATTGAACAATGACTGA
- the mrcB gene encoding penicillin-binding protein 1B, protein MTDTKKPTPKKVPAKKSKPKSSSNGKKSGSKRPKRTASKKNNHSWVKSLLSLSWKVGLAIAAVLVFVGVYLDSVVKARFDGQLFELPTVVYARILDLTPGKAISIKEMRNELDVLNYRKVSQPRYPGEYSASSSRIELIRRPFEFADGPEPDRHVMLYFSDSGLTRVQSLESKGDLGYLRIDPKMLGMLEKDQREQRLFLRRDQFPEILVDALLATEDRDFYQHDGVSPLAIGRALVANVRAGRTVQGGSTLTQQLAKNLFLTREKTIWRKVREAYIALILDYRYSKDRILEAYLNEVYLGQSGGDAIHGFALASRYYFGQPIQELRIDQLAMLVGLVKGPSYYNPIRKPERAKERRDLVLRLLMQQNMLTSAQYEQAVERPLDIQNHPKIASRQPAYFQQLARELKEKMGDSFKADTGLRLFTSLDPVSQDTLEKAIAKKIPELAKRGGKELEGAAIAVDRHSGEIRAMVGGKRVGYEGFNRALNASRPIGSLVKPAIYLTALENPEKYNLATTLHDTPLSLKGSNGTVWAPRNFDRKFRGDVPLYLALAKSLNVPTVRLGMELGIPAVSETLERLGVDKKEIRPVPSMFLGSFSLTPFEVAQMYQTLTNSGKQAKLSALRSVIDMDGEVRYRSILSASQAVDEQAAWLTTYAMKQGVAQGTGRFLQNQFSWAALAGKTGTSNDSRDSWFVGVDGREVTAIWVGRDDNQPTNLTGSSGALRVYAQYLQQRIPERLELPWPKQVTTLGFEKTAQGALKVDCSSQYKLPVWDKTGQIKAECEKKKNWLQSFFDW, encoded by the coding sequence ATGACTGATACGAAAAAGCCAACCCCTAAAAAAGTCCCAGCGAAAAAGAGTAAACCGAAGTCATCATCAAACGGCAAAAAGAGTGGTTCTAAGCGCCCTAAACGAACAGCATCGAAGAAAAATAACCATTCTTGGGTGAAAAGTTTGCTGTCATTAAGTTGGAAAGTGGGGCTCGCCATTGCCGCTGTGCTCGTCTTTGTTGGCGTGTATCTCGACAGCGTTGTCAAAGCGCGCTTTGATGGTCAATTATTTGAATTGCCAACGGTAGTGTATGCGCGAATTTTGGATTTGACCCCGGGCAAAGCGATTTCAATTAAAGAGATGCGTAATGAACTGGATGTCCTCAATTATCGTAAGGTTAGCCAGCCGCGTTATCCCGGGGAGTACTCGGCCTCTTCAAGTCGTATCGAATTAATACGACGCCCTTTTGAATTTGCTGATGGTCCAGAGCCTGATCGTCATGTGATGCTGTACTTCTCAGATAGTGGTTTGACAAGAGTCCAATCTTTGGAATCAAAAGGGGATTTAGGCTATTTACGTATTGATCCGAAGATGCTTGGCATGCTTGAAAAAGATCAACGTGAGCAGCGATTGTTTCTGCGCCGTGATCAATTTCCTGAAATTTTGGTCGATGCGCTCTTAGCGACCGAAGATCGTGATTTTTATCAACACGATGGTGTTTCTCCCTTAGCAATAGGTCGAGCGCTTGTCGCCAATGTTCGTGCAGGGCGTACGGTACAAGGTGGGAGTACGTTAACTCAGCAGTTGGCCAAAAACTTATTTCTGACCCGAGAGAAAACGATCTGGCGTAAGGTACGAGAAGCCTACATTGCACTGATTTTAGACTATCGCTACAGCAAAGACCGCATTTTGGAAGCTTACCTTAATGAAGTCTACCTTGGCCAAAGTGGCGGTGATGCGATTCATGGTTTTGCATTGGCATCGCGTTACTATTTTGGTCAACCCATCCAAGAACTCAGAATTGATCAGTTAGCGATGTTAGTAGGGTTAGTCAAAGGACCTTCCTACTACAATCCTATACGCAAACCAGAACGAGCTAAAGAACGTCGTGATTTAGTTTTGCGATTACTTATGCAGCAAAATATGCTGACATCTGCTCAGTATGAACAAGCAGTAGAGCGTCCACTCGATATCCAAAATCACCCTAAGATTGCCAGCCGACAACCTGCGTATTTTCAGCAATTAGCCAGAGAGCTGAAAGAAAAAATGGGCGACAGTTTTAAAGCCGACACGGGCTTACGCTTATTTACATCGCTTGATCCTGTTTCTCAAGATACTTTAGAAAAAGCCATTGCTAAAAAAATCCCAGAACTGGCTAAACGAGGGGGGAAAGAGCTGGAAGGTGCAGCGATTGCTGTCGATAGGCACAGTGGTGAAATTCGTGCCATGGTGGGAGGCAAGCGTGTTGGCTATGAAGGCTTTAATCGTGCTTTGAATGCGAGTCGACCTATTGGTTCATTGGTAAAGCCGGCCATTTATTTAACGGCATTAGAGAACCCAGAAAAATATAACTTAGCCACAACGTTACACGATACTCCGTTGAGTCTGAAAGGCAGTAACGGAACGGTTTGGGCGCCGCGCAATTTTGATCGGAAATTCCGCGGTGATGTCCCTTTATATCTTGCTTTAGCAAAATCTCTCAATGTCCCTACTGTGCGATTGGGGATGGAATTAGGTATTCCAGCAGTATCGGAAACTCTAGAACGCTTAGGGGTGGATAAAAAAGAGATTCGTCCTGTCCCATCAATGTTCTTAGGTTCTTTTTCTTTAACGCCATTTGAAGTGGCGCAGATGTACCAAACGCTCACCAATTCAGGCAAACAGGCTAAACTGTCAGCGCTGCGTTCTGTGATTGATATGGATGGAGAAGTGCGCTACCGCTCAATACTTAGCGCATCTCAAGCGGTCGATGAACAAGCCGCTTGGCTAACGACATATGCAATGAAACAAGGTGTTGCACAGGGGACAGGCCGCTTTCTACAAAATCAGTTCTCTTGGGCAGCGTTGGCCGGTAAAACCGGAACAAGTAATGATAGTCGTGACAGTTGGTTTGTCGGGGTTGATGGTCGAGAAGTGACTGCGATCTGGGTAGGGCGAGATGATAACCAACCAACTAACCTGACGGGTTCTAGTGGTGCGTTGCGAGTGTATGCTCAATATTTGCAGCAACGTATTCCAGAAAGATTAGAGTTACCTTGGCCAAAACAGGTCACCACATTGGGCTTTGAAAAAACTGCACAAGGTGCATTGAAAGTTGATTGCAGCAGTCAATACAAATTACCTGTATGGGATAAAACAGGTCAAATTAAAGCCGAATGTGAGAAGAAGAAAAACTGGTTACAAAGCTTCTTTGATTGGTAA
- a CDS encoding patatin-like phospholipase family protein: MQRSLSLLKCALGLWCGAVLTAHCSIAAVNSADDEQRPKVAVVLAGGGAKGAAHIGVLKALEEMQIPVDIITGTSMGAYVGGLYALGMSADEIESLIYSVDWNSGYRDRVDRSQRRVRDKEYEDRYQVNTDLGLRLGEVRSPTGVVQGQNMLRILRETTGNLGQFESFDQLAIPYRSVATDIVELEEVVLDNGYLVDAMMASMSVPGALPPYELNGHLLVDGGVVNNMPVEIARAMGADVVIAVDISTDYKDKDEFTGLLTVADQLSNYLVRRSTQDQAEKLQSNDIYIRPNVGQMETVEFDKMPEAFQAGYGVANQMASKLAPLRLSSADYQKYIDKKQHKRQTLRYGDERVVDQIMIINNTHYSDVLLTNRLELETGRPLQTAEIEKAVENLYALDRFELISYHFEEIGGATLLVFEVNEKSWGPNYLDFRFFLEDDFSTVSQYGIGMSANFTNLNSHGAEMTLNVEMGTDKLIEAEVYSPILSSQELFVAGKLNYNTQNRHWPEGDFEHPDIDSVYDFMPVSYAESIAEVSFGVQPTLWQELRLTSRYTRGDIEASTNASAGHFQYDRLGLLARYRLDTLDDFAFPTRGLLIDLEYLLSKDKSPESLLQNQSVQYIEDTVSEVSAHFKGAVTHERHTLVGQAEYSFVDSDKLSIPLDPRQLGGFLNLSGIPRNSIIGKNLFYSSLVYRYKWMDNDFGLFEAPVYVGTSLEYGGVWSDNEVKFNKVPLYTAASVFFGVDSPVGPIMLAYGKTERNLDAVYLIIGTSFK; the protein is encoded by the coding sequence ATGCAACGTAGTCTGAGCTTATTAAAATGTGCATTGGGATTATGGTGTGGCGCTGTTTTGACAGCACATTGTTCGATTGCAGCAGTAAACTCAGCTGATGATGAACAACGACCCAAAGTTGCTGTTGTACTTGCTGGTGGAGGAGCAAAGGGAGCCGCACATATTGGCGTGTTAAAGGCTCTTGAAGAGATGCAGATCCCGGTTGATATCATTACGGGCACCAGCATGGGTGCTTATGTCGGCGGCCTGTATGCTTTGGGTATGAGTGCCGATGAGATTGAGAGCTTGATTTACAGTGTCGACTGGAACAGTGGTTATCGAGATCGTGTGGACCGCAGTCAGCGACGCGTAAGAGATAAAGAGTATGAAGACCGTTACCAAGTCAATACTGATCTTGGTTTGAGATTGGGGGAAGTCCGTTCACCTACTGGAGTGGTTCAAGGGCAAAACATGCTGCGGATTCTGCGTGAAACCACGGGAAACCTTGGCCAATTTGAGTCTTTTGACCAATTAGCTATCCCATACCGTTCTGTTGCAACCGACATTGTTGAACTTGAAGAGGTGGTGCTTGATAACGGCTACTTAGTCGATGCCATGATGGCCAGTATGTCAGTGCCTGGCGCATTGCCTCCTTATGAACTCAATGGTCACTTATTGGTCGATGGCGGCGTCGTCAATAATATGCCCGTAGAAATTGCACGGGCGATGGGAGCAGATGTTGTCATCGCTGTTGATATCAGTACCGACTACAAAGACAAAGATGAATTTACGGGCTTATTAACCGTCGCCGATCAGCTATCTAACTATCTTGTGCGTCGTAGTACTCAAGATCAAGCCGAAAAATTGCAGAGCAATGATATCTATATCCGGCCTAACGTTGGTCAGATGGAAACTGTGGAATTCGATAAGATGCCTGAAGCTTTTCAGGCTGGCTATGGTGTTGCTAATCAAATGGCCTCTAAGTTAGCGCCTTTACGGTTATCCAGTGCCGATTACCAAAAATACATCGATAAAAAGCAACACAAGCGGCAAACTCTTCGCTATGGTGATGAGCGCGTTGTCGATCAAATCATGATCATTAATAATACTCACTACAGTGATGTGTTACTGACTAACCGATTAGAGCTAGAAACGGGACGCCCATTGCAAACGGCTGAAATTGAAAAAGCAGTGGAAAATTTGTATGCACTTGATCGATTTGAGCTGATCAGTTACCACTTCGAAGAAATTGGAGGGGCAACCTTATTGGTATTTGAGGTGAATGAAAAGTCGTGGGGGCCTAATTATCTTGACTTTCGTTTTTTCCTAGAGGATGACTTTAGTACTGTCAGCCAATATGGCATTGGTATGTCGGCCAACTTTACTAATCTGAATTCTCATGGTGCTGAGATGACACTTAATGTCGAAATGGGTACCGATAAATTAATTGAAGCTGAAGTCTATTCTCCGATCTTATCCAGCCAAGAGTTGTTTGTGGCCGGAAAACTTAACTACAACACGCAAAACAGACATTGGCCAGAAGGGGACTTTGAGCACCCTGATATTGATTCTGTGTACGACTTTATGCCGGTTTCCTATGCTGAATCCATTGCAGAAGTCTCTTTTGGTGTTCAACCAACATTATGGCAAGAACTGCGTCTCACGAGCCGATATACTCGAGGAGACATTGAAGCCTCAACGAATGCATCCGCAGGGCACTTTCAGTACGACCGTCTGGGGCTTTTAGCTCGTTATCGCCTTGATACTTTGGATGACTTTGCTTTTCCGACTCGTGGTCTTTTGATTGATCTGGAGTATTTATTGTCTAAGGATAAAAGCCCAGAAAGCTTGCTGCAAAATCAGTCTGTTCAATATATAGAAGACACAGTTTCAGAAGTGTCAGCGCATTTTAAAGGTGCTGTGACTCATGAGCGACATACACTCGTTGGACAAGCGGAATACAGCTTTGTTGATAGTGACAAACTCTCGATACCTCTTGATCCTCGCCAGTTGGGGGGCTTTTTGAATTTATCCGGTATTCCGCGTAATAGTATTATCGGAAAAAACTTGTTCTATAGCAGTCTGGTTTATCGCTATAAGTGGATGGATAATGACTTTGGCTTGTTCGAGGCTCCAGTATACGTCGGGACTTCGCTAGAATATGGTGGCGTTTGGTCTGACAATGAGGTGAAGTTTAATAAAGTGCCTCTTTACACCGCAGCATCAGTGTTCTTCGGTGTCGACTCTCCTGTTGGGCCGATCATGCTCGCTTATGGCAAAACGGAGCGAAACTTAGACGCGGTTTATTTGATCATAGGCACTTCATTTAAGTAA
- the dksA gene encoding RNA polymerase-binding protein DksA, with the protein MPETKKKTIGILAIAGVEPYQEKPGEEYMSPEQIEHFTKILTAWRNQLREEVDRTVHHMQDEAANFPDPVDRASQEEEFSLELRNRDRERRLIKKIEKTLDKITEDDFGFCESCGVEIGVRRLEARPTADLCIDCKTLAEIKEKQMQG; encoded by the coding sequence ATGCCAGAAACAAAGAAAAAAACGATTGGCATTCTTGCCATTGCTGGTGTGGAACCATATCAGGAAAAGCCTGGTGAAGAGTACATGTCACCAGAACAAATTGAACACTTTACAAAGATTTTAACCGCTTGGCGTAACCAGCTTAGAGAAGAAGTCGACCGTACTGTGCACCACATGCAGGACGAAGCTGCAAACTTTCCTGACCCTGTTGATCGTGCTTCTCAAGAAGAAGAATTCAGCTTAGAGCTGCGCAACCGCGATCGTGAACGCCGCCTAATCAAAAAAATCGAAAAAACACTCGATAAGATCACTGAAGATGATTTTGGCTTCTGTGAGTCTTGTGGCGTTGAAATCGGTGTACGTCGCTTAGAAGCAAGACCAACAGCTGATCTTTGTATTGACTGTAAAACACTGGCTGAAATAAAAGAAAAGCAGATGCAAGGCTAA
- the sfsA gene encoding DNA/RNA nuclease SfsA, whose product MHFTPTLESATLLKRYKRFLADIELPDGEIRTIHCANTGAMTGCATPGDTVWFSTSDNPKRKYPNSWEISETKQGHRICVNTARANQLAVEAIKNNVIAELQGYDKLQTEVKYGQENSRIDILLSSPYKKNCYVEVKSVTLLDESTIPGQGYFPDAVTTRGQKHLRELTEMALDENRSILLFVVLHSGIEKVSTAHHIDAKYSLLLKQAQDAGVEVLCYKAELNSTEITLISAIEFINNGEV is encoded by the coding sequence ATGCATTTTACCCCTACATTAGAGTCAGCCACACTGCTCAAACGTTATAAACGCTTTCTCGCTGATATTGAACTTCCTGATGGCGAAATTCGAACCATTCATTGTGCTAACACTGGTGCCATGACGGGCTGTGCCACCCCAGGAGATACCGTCTGGTTCTCAACCTCTGACAACCCAAAGAGGAAGTACCCAAACAGTTGGGAAATCAGTGAGACAAAGCAGGGACATAGAATCTGCGTCAACACAGCACGGGCAAACCAACTCGCTGTTGAAGCCATCAAAAATAATGTAATCGCTGAACTCCAAGGCTACGACAAACTTCAGACTGAAGTAAAATATGGACAAGAAAATAGCCGCATCGACATTTTACTCAGTTCTCCTTATAAGAAAAACTGCTATGTAGAAGTGAAAAGTGTCACTCTATTGGATGAAAGTACCATACCAGGCCAAGGCTATTTTCCAGATGCGGTCACAACTCGTGGCCAAAAGCACCTGCGAGAGCTCACAGAAATGGCCCTTGATGAAAATAGATCTATACTTTTGTTCGTTGTTTTACATTCAGGTATTGAAAAAGTCTCTACAGCACACCATATAGACGCCAAATACTCGTTGTTATTAAAACAAGCACAGGACGCGGGAGTGGAAGTTCTCTGCTATAAGGCAGAATTAAACAGTACTGAAATCACACTTATCTCTGCCATTGAATTCATCAATAACGGAGAAGTATGA
- the gluQRS gene encoding tRNA glutamyl-Q(34) synthetase GluQRS — protein sequence MTRYVGRFAPSPSGPLHFGSLVAALGSYFQAKANQGKWLVRIEDLDPPREVVGAAQAILQALHAYQLNWDDEVVYQSKRHDLYQKQIDIWLANGDAYYCQCTRKQIKEHGGFYSGTCRDKGLTEGAIRLKVIQPVIDFIDSKHGKVTLPRALSHEDFIIKRRDGLFAYNLAVVLDDIYQGVTEVVRGADLIEPTGRQIHLYRLLNHPEVSYVHLPLAMDKNGNKLSKQNHATAIDVDDPKPTLIKAMKFLGFAIPDDVQADKMSRILEWGCQNWCLNQLPMSLEITT from the coding sequence ATGACGCGCTATGTGGGGCGATTCGCTCCATCCCCTTCTGGCCCATTACATTTTGGCTCTCTTGTTGCCGCCTTAGGCAGCTATTTTCAAGCGAAGGCCAATCAAGGTAAATGGCTGGTTCGAATTGAAGACCTTGATCCACCGAGAGAAGTCGTCGGTGCTGCCCAAGCAATTTTACAAGCGTTACACGCTTATCAATTAAATTGGGATGACGAGGTGGTTTACCAAAGTAAGCGTCATGATTTATACCAGAAACAAATCGATATTTGGCTCGCTAATGGTGACGCCTATTATTGCCAATGTACACGTAAGCAGATCAAAGAGCATGGAGGCTTTTACTCCGGCACCTGCCGAGATAAAGGCCTAACAGAAGGCGCAATCCGTCTTAAAGTGATTCAACCTGTTATAGATTTCATTGACAGTAAACATGGCAAAGTCACTCTCCCACGGGCGTTAAGCCATGAAGATTTCATTATCAAACGTCGTGATGGGTTATTTGCTTACAATCTTGCGGTAGTATTAGATGACATTTACCAAGGCGTCACAGAAGTGGTCCGTGGTGCCGATCTTATCGAACCCACTGGCAGACAAATTCACTTGTATCGGTTACTGAATCACCCGGAAGTAAGTTACGTCCACCTACCATTAGCGATGGATAAAAACGGTAATAAACTTTCAAAGCAAAATCATGCGACAGCCATTGATGTCGATGACCCCAAACCGACTTTAATTAAGGCGATGAAGTTTTTAGGCTTTGCCATTCCTGATGATGTTCAAGCCGATAAAATGAGTCGTATTTTAGAGTGGGGTTGCCAAAATTGGTGCTTAAATCAGTTGCCAATGTCGCTAGAAATCACGACATGA